The genomic window GCGTCGACGCCATCGTGTTCGCTCTGGAGGGCGGCACCCTCGAGCGGGCCGACCTGGAGGAATCGGCAGCCCGGGCGGTCGCCATGCTGCGCCACAACCAGACGGTGCCGACACCGGATGACTCGGTGATCGGCTCGGCCCACGACCTGTCGGTGCGGGCGGCTGCGGCTGGCATCACCCAGCTGTCCGGGCCCTGCGGCCAGCCCCTGGTGGGCGACTCGATCCAGATCAGCGGCGGCACGGAGGGCGACCGGGCCAACCTTGCGTCAGCCGCCCGGGCCGCAGGTCTGGGCACCGGGTCCGGTGACTCGGTCGTGCTCGTCGGCGGGTCGACCTATCAGGCCGGCGGCGGGCCCGGTGGACCCGGCACCGGGTCCGGCGATGTCGTCGTGACGACCGACCGCCCCTATCCGCTGGCCGACAGCAGCGCCGACACCGCGCTCATCGCGGCCTATGGGCGCGATCCGGCCACGATGGAGGCGCTGGTGCAGGTGCTGCTCGGTGAGGTGACCGCACCCGGGAGCCTGTCGACACCGGTGGGGGACTATCCGATCGGGGCCGGCTGCGGCTGAGGCTCCACCTCGAGCAGCATCGGGCGACCGCCCAGCTGGGTGAGCACCACGACGGCCTCCCGCGCCCCACCGAGCCGCAGGTCGCGGCGCAGCCGGTCGGCGTCGACCGGCACCCCGCGCTTCTTGATGGTCAGCCTGCCCAGGTCGCGCTCGCGCGCCCAGCGACGCAACGGCTTGGTCGCGAGCTGATGGACCGTGACCAGCCGGAACCGGCGGGCCCACGGGAGGTCGGCCTCCTGCTGCGTCGTGACATAGCCGGCGCCGCGTGCCGTCTCCATCCCGCCCACGGCGCGGGCGAGCACCCCGGTCAGGCCGGCCTGGAGCACCGCCCGGTCGGGCTCATAGAGCCACTCGCCCAGGTCGTCCGGGCCGGCGGCGCTGTCTGCGGGCCCGCCGCCGTCGTCGTGGACCTCCAGCCAGCGACCGTCCCCGGCGGCCCCGAGGTGCACCTGTGCGGTGCGCCCCTCGTGGTGCACGAGGTCGCCCCACCACAGGGCGCACTCCAGGGCCTCCCCGCCGAACGAGGCCCACTGTGCCTCTGCACCGACGGGCACGGCATCGTGGGGGAAGGACGGTGCCAGCTTGGCGCCGACGTGCCCGAGCCGTGCCGCGACCTGCTGGACCTGCTCCCAGCTGGGGGAGAGCTGGTCGAGCGAGAATGTCCGCGTGGTGCGGCCGCGGGCGTCGGTGCGGCCGGGCAGACGGCGCGCGGGGTCGAGCCAGGCGCCGGTCCCGGGCCGCGGGGTGATGTCGAGGTCCTCGACCGCGGCGGTCCGCACCCGTGCGGTGGCGGAGTCGCGCACGTTTACGGCGGCGATCGCCGCCGTGCCCGGGTCGGCGTCGACCAGCTCGACCCGCAGCCCCGCCTCAGACAGGGCGAGGGCGTCTCCGCCGAGTCCGCACCCCAGGTCCCAGACCGTGTCCAGGCCGGCGGCGGCGAAGCGGTCGGCGTGCCGTGCCGCCAGCTGCCACCGGCTGGCCTGCTCGACGCCGTCGCGGGTGAGCAGCATCTGGTCGACCCGGTCGCCGAACTTGACCCGCCCCCGCAGCCGGAGCCGGGACTGCGTGAGCAGCGCCGCCACGAGCTCCGGGTCGTGACCCTCGTCGCGCAGTCGGGTGCTGAGCGAGAGTGCCGAGCCCTCGGCATACTCCGGCAGTGCCTGCAACACGGCCCACGCCGCGGGCGCCCTGAGCGCGGCGACGGTCTGCGGGTCCACCGGGCCATCCTCCCAGAGGAGGAGACAGCAGAGTGACGCGACGACAGACGCACGGGAGCGCAACGGACAGGCGGCAACAGGGACGGATACCCGAGTGACGGAACCAGGGTGACGGGATAGGTTCTGGTCCATGAGCCGACGCCGCAGCGCGATCCGCCGGCGGGCCCGCCGCGCCCGCCGGGTCATCATTGCGACCGGTGTCGCGAGCGTGGCCACGCCCATCAGCCTGGCGATAGCCCTCACCGGCGTCGATGCGCTGCGCAAGCGACGCACGCCCGACGAGCACTCGGTGCCGCCTGACGAGCCCCTGGGTGCCGACGTCGACGGCAACGACCTGACGACCTACACCTACGGCGAGCACCTCTTCGAGGACATGCTGGCCGCCATCGACGCCGCCACCGACTTCGTCTATCTGGTGACCTACATCTGGAAGGGCGATCAGATCGGGCAGCGGTTCAAGGACGCCGTCATCCGCGCGGCCGAGCGGGGCGTCACCGTCTGCGTCGTCTTCGACGGTTTCGCCAACCTGGTCGTCCCGCGCGAGTTCAAGACCTTCCCGGAGTCGGTGCACCTGCTGAAGTTCCCGACGATCCGCTCCGGGCTGGTCATCAACGTGCGGCGCACCGGCCGGGACCACCGCAAGGTGCTCGTGGTGGACGGCAAGGTCGGCTTCGTCGGCGGCTACAACATCGGCGACATGTATGCCCGCACCTGGCGCGACACCCACATCCGGGTGCGCGGCGTGGCGGTGTGGGAGCTGCAGAACACCTTCGTCGACTTCTGGAACAGGCACGGCAAGCGCCACCACCCCACGCTCGAGGACAGCGGCTCGCCGGTCTGGAACTCCCGGATCCTGGCGGCCCGCAACGAGCCGAGCCGGCTGGTCTTCCCGGTCCGCGGGATCTATCTCGAGGCGATCGACCGGGCGACCCAGCGGATCTGGATCACCCAGGGCTACTTCATCCCCGACCGCGAGATCATGGGCGGACTGCTGGCGGCCGCCCGGCGTGGGGTGGACATCCGGGTGCTGATGCCCGAGGCGTCCAACCACGTCGTCGCAGACTGGGTGGCCCGCTCGCAATACACCAAGCTGCTTGAGGGTGGCGTGCGGATCTTCCTCTATCAGGACGTCATGGTCCACGCCAAGACCGCCACCGTCGACGGCACCTGGACCACCGTGGGGACGGCCAACATCGACCGGCTCTCACTCATCGGCAACTACGAGGTCAACCTCGAGATCCATGACGTCGGGCAGGCCGACCAGATGGAACGGATCTTCCGGCGCGACCTGGAGAACGCCCGGGAGCTCACCCTGCGGGAGTGGGAGTCCCGGGGCAGGGCGTCCAAGCTGGCCGAGTGGATCCTGGAGCCGCTGCACCCGCTGCTGTGAGCCCTGGCCGGCGCCCCTGGCGACCCCCGTGGTGCGGCTGCGAGCGACGTTTTCTAGCACTCGGCTTGACCGAGTGCTAATCGGTGCATAGATTCAGAGTTAGCACTCTGCACCTGCAAGTGCCAACGCCCGGCACGAGCCGACCCCCGCGACGGCGGCCCGCTCCGGACACTGACCTAGACAGTTCAGACTCGTGAAGGGAAGGTCCCAACGTGTCGGTTTCCATCAAGCCGCTCGAAGACCGGATCGTTATCAAGGCCGTCGAGGCCGAGCAGACCACCGCCTCCGGCCTGGTCATCCCGGACACCGCCAAGGAGAAGCCCCAGGAGGGCGAGGTCCTGGCCGTGGGCCCGGGCCGTTTCAACGACAACGGCGGCGAGCGCATCCCGCTCGACATCGCTGTCGGTGACCGCGTGATCTACAGCAAGTACGGCGGCACCGAGATCAAGCACGGCGGCGAGGAGCTCCTCATCCTGTCGGCGCGTGACGTGCTGGCAGTCGTCGGCTGACAGCCTCGCGAGGACACGAGCTTTGCGAGTCCCGGAACGGGGCGCGGAAGCCGAGTGTGTCCTTGCGGGCCGACAGCCTCGTCGGCAACTGACCTGCGCCGACGCCCCGGGACTCCTGCAGCACGCAGGCGTCGCCGGGGTGTCGTGCGCTGACCCACCGCTATGGAAGGACCGTCTCACTGATGGCCAAGCAGCTGGAATTCAACGACAGCGCCCGCAAGGCGCTGGAGCGGGGCGTCGACGCCCTCGCCAACGCAGTCAAGGTGACCCTGGGCCCCAAGGGTCGCAATGTCGTGCTCGACAAGAAGTGGGGCGCACCGACCATCACCAACGACGGTGTCACCATCGCCCGTGAGGTCGAGCTGGAGGACCCCTACGAGAACCTGGGTGCTCAGCTGGCCAAGGAGGTCGCCACCAAGACCAACGACGTCGCCGGTGACGGCACCACCACGGCCACCGTGCTCGCCCAGGCGATGGTCCACCAGGGCCTGCGCAACGTCGCAGCCGGCGCCGGTCCGGCCGGCCTCAAGCGCGGCATCGACCAGGCCGTCACGGCCATCTCGGACCGTCTCCTGGAGAACGCCCGTGAGCTCGAGGGTCGCGACGAGATCGCCCAGGTGGCGAGCCTGTCCGCCCAGGACGAGACGATCGGTGAGCTGATCGCCGAGGCGTTCGACAAGGTCGGCAAGGACGGCGTCATCACCGTGGAGGAGTCCTCCACCACCGCGATGGAGCTGGACTTCACCGAGGGCATGCAGTTCGACAAGGGCTACCTCTCGCCCTACTTCGTCTCTGACGCAGAGCGCATGGAAGCCGTCCTCGAGGACGCCTACATCCTCTTCCACCAGGGCAAGATCTCGGCCGTGGCCGACCTGCTGCCGCTGCTGGAGAAGGTCGTCGGCGAGAGCAAGCCGCTGCTGATCATCGCCGAGGACATCGAGGGCGAGGCCCTGTCCACCCTGGTGGTCAACAAGATCCGCGGCACGTTCAACGCGGTGGCCGTCAAGGCGCCCGGCTTCGGTGACCGCCGCAAGGCGATGATGCAGGACATGGCCGTGCTCACCGGTGGCCAGGTCGTCGCCGAGGAGGTCGGGCTCAAGCTCGACCAGGTCGGCCTCGAGGTCCTGGGCAAGGCCCGTCGCGTCGTCTCCACCAAGGACACCACGGTCATCGTCGACGGTGAGGGTGCCTCGGACGAGGTGGCGGCCCGCGTGGACCAGATCACCGCCGAGATCGCCAACACCGACTCCGACTGGGACCGCGAGAAGCTGCAGGAGCGGCTGGCCAAGCTCTCGGGCGGCGTCTGCGTGATCAAGGTGGGTGCACACACCGAGGTCGAGCTCAAGGAGAAGAAGCACCGCATCGAGGACGCCGTGTCCGCGACGCGTGCGGCGATCGAGGAGGGCATCGTCGCCGGTGGCGGCTCGGCGCTCATCCACGCGTCGACCGTCCTGGACGGGCTCAACCTCGAGGGCGACGAGGCGACCGGTGTCAACATCGTGCGCCTCGCGGTGCAGGAGCCACTGCGCTGGATCGCTGAGAACGCTGGCCTGCAGGGCTACGTCGCGACCACCCGCGTGGCCGAGATGGAGCCGGGTCAGGGCCTCAACGCCGCCACGGGTGAGTATGGCGACCTGCTGGCTGCCGGGGTCATCGACCCGGTCAAGGTGACCCGTTCGGCGCTGCGCAACGCGGCGTCCATCGCCTCGATGGTGCTGACGACCGACACGCTGGTCGTCGAGAAGCCCGAGGGCGACGACGCGGACGGTCACGGCCACAGCCACTGACCTGACGTCGTAGGCGACGGAACCCGGTCCTCCACACGTGGGGGACCGGGTTCTGTCGTGTCACCGGGAGTGGCGGGACCCTCAGGCCGTGTTGCGGCCCGGCTCGCTGGTGTCTGCGACCCGGGTCGCGGGGGGCTTGATGTCAGCATCGGCGAGGATCGCCGCGCGCTCCTCCTCGGTCATGGCGCCCCAGACGCCGTAGGGTTCGCGGGCGCTGAGGGCGTGCGAACGGCACTGCTGCAGCACGGGGCACTCCAGGCACAACCGCTTGGCGCGCTCGTCACGCCGCCGTCGTGCCGAGCCCCGCTCGCCCTCTGGATGGAAGAACAGCTCTGGACTGACTGTGCGGCACAGCCCCTCGAACTGCCATTCCCATTGCTCGGCAACCGGACTAGGTCCGGTAGTCGTGTCAGCCACCAGCGCCACCTCACATCTGGATCAGAGTCGCCGCCCGTTGTGTGCCCGGTCGGAGTGGTTCGTTCGGTCACACGCACTGTAACCCTGATCACCCCCACTCCGGCCAAATATTGGGAGAAGATTTACTCTCCGCACCCGCAGTGCTGCAAGGGAATCCGAGACGCGAGTCTCGGCATACGACCAACCATGCCGTTCCTGGCCGCTCCTGGTGGTGGCGCGGAGACCGGACTGACGGTGCCTAGACTGGAGGAATGACCCAGGCCGACTCACGCTCTGCCGTGCCCGACCCCTTCCAGACTCTCGGACTGACCTACGACGACGTCCTGCTGCTGCCGGGCGAGACCGACCTGGTCCCCGAGCAGATCGACACCACCAGTCGCCTGACGCGGGAGATCAGCCTGCGGCTCCCGCTCGTGTCGGCGGCGATGGACACGGTCACCGAGGGCCGGATGGCGATCGCCATGGCCCGGCACGGCGGCATCGGCATCCTGCACCGCAACCTGTCGATCGAGGACCAGGCCTATCAGGTGGATCTGGTCAAGCGGACCCAGACGGGGCGGATCACCAACCCGGTCACC from Ornithinimicrobium cryptoxanthini includes these protein-coding regions:
- a CDS encoding class I SAM-dependent methyltransferase, giving the protein MDPQTVAALRAPAAWAVLQALPEYAEGSALSLSTRLRDEGHDPELVAALLTQSRLRLRGRVKFGDRVDQMLLTRDGVEQASRWQLAARHADRFAAAGLDTVWDLGCGLGGDALALSEAGLRVELVDADPGTAAIAAVNVRDSATARVRTAAVEDLDITPRPGTGAWLDPARRLPGRTDARGRTTRTFSLDQLSPSWEQVQQVAARLGHVGAKLAPSFPHDAVPVGAEAQWASFGGEALECALWWGDLVHHEGRTAQVHLGAAGDGRWLEVHDDGGGPADSAAGPDDLGEWLYEPDRAVLQAGLTGVLARAVGGMETARGAGYVTTQQEADLPWARRFRLVTVHQLATKPLRRWARERDLGRLTIKKRGVPVDADRLRRDLRLGGAREAVVVLTQLGGRPMLLEVEPQPQPAPIG
- a CDS encoding phospholipase D-like domain-containing protein translates to MSRRRSAIRRRARRARRVIIATGVASVATPISLAIALTGVDALRKRRTPDEHSVPPDEPLGADVDGNDLTTYTYGEHLFEDMLAAIDAATDFVYLVTYIWKGDQIGQRFKDAVIRAAERGVTVCVVFDGFANLVVPREFKTFPESVHLLKFPTIRSGLVINVRRTGRDHRKVLVVDGKVGFVGGYNIGDMYARTWRDTHIRVRGVAVWELQNTFVDFWNRHGKRHHPTLEDSGSPVWNSRILAARNEPSRLVFPVRGIYLEAIDRATQRIWITQGYFIPDREIMGGLLAAARRGVDIRVLMPEASNHVVADWVARSQYTKLLEGGVRIFLYQDVMVHAKTATVDGTWTTVGTANIDRLSLIGNYEVNLEIHDVGQADQMERIFRRDLENARELTLREWESRGRASKLAEWILEPLHPLL
- the groES gene encoding co-chaperone GroES, translated to MSVSIKPLEDRIVIKAVEAEQTTASGLVIPDTAKEKPQEGEVLAVGPGRFNDNGGERIPLDIAVGDRVIYSKYGGTEIKHGGEELLILSARDVLAVVG
- the groL gene encoding chaperonin GroEL (60 kDa chaperone family; promotes refolding of misfolded polypeptides especially under stressful conditions; forms two stacked rings of heptamers to form a barrel-shaped 14mer; ends can be capped by GroES; misfolded proteins enter the barrel where they are refolded when GroES binds), translating into MAKQLEFNDSARKALERGVDALANAVKVTLGPKGRNVVLDKKWGAPTITNDGVTIAREVELEDPYENLGAQLAKEVATKTNDVAGDGTTTATVLAQAMVHQGLRNVAAGAGPAGLKRGIDQAVTAISDRLLENARELEGRDEIAQVASLSAQDETIGELIAEAFDKVGKDGVITVEESSTTAMELDFTEGMQFDKGYLSPYFVSDAERMEAVLEDAYILFHQGKISAVADLLPLLEKVVGESKPLLIIAEDIEGEALSTLVVNKIRGTFNAVAVKAPGFGDRRKAMMQDMAVLTGGQVVAEEVGLKLDQVGLEVLGKARRVVSTKDTTVIVDGEGASDEVAARVDQITAEIANTDSDWDREKLQERLAKLSGGVCVIKVGAHTEVELKEKKHRIEDAVSATRAAIEEGIVAGGGSALIHASTVLDGLNLEGDEATGVNIVRLAVQEPLRWIAENAGLQGYVATTRVAEMEPGQGLNAATGEYGDLLAAGVIDPVKVTRSALRNAASIASMVLTTDTLVVEKPEGDDADGHGHSH
- a CDS encoding WhiB family transcriptional regulator, with the translated sequence MADTTTGPSPVAEQWEWQFEGLCRTVSPELFFHPEGERGSARRRRDERAKRLCLECPVLQQCRSHALSAREPYGVWGAMTEEERAAILADADIKPPATRVADTSEPGRNTA